A part of Melittangium boletus DSM 14713 genomic DNA contains:
- the orn gene encoding oligoribonuclease, which produces MPASAPPPCFVWLDLEMTGLDPDESAIIEIGVIITGPDLVPKAELERVIWQPDEVLARMEPIVREMHTRNGLAKRVRESQMSLRVAEREVTALVSQYCDVGEGILCGNSIHTDRRFLVKYMPMLERYLHYRQVDVSSLKVLANAWYPDKVAQRKMASGHTALADLRASIAELTHYRTHLFVPPAAPPGGQGS; this is translated from the coding sequence ATGCCCGCTTCCGCTCCTCCCCCCTGTTTTGTCTGGCTCGACCTGGAAATGACCGGGCTCGACCCCGACGAGTCCGCCATCATCGAGATTGGTGTCATCATCACCGGCCCGGACCTGGTGCCCAAGGCGGAGCTCGAGCGCGTCATCTGGCAGCCGGACGAGGTGCTCGCGCGCATGGAGCCCATCGTCCGGGAGATGCACACGCGCAATGGCCTGGCCAAGCGGGTGCGCGAATCGCAGATGTCCCTGCGCGTGGCCGAGCGGGAAGTCACCGCGCTCGTGTCGCAGTACTGCGATGTGGGCGAGGGCATCCTCTGCGGCAACTCCATCCACACCGACCGGCGCTTCCTGGTGAAGTACATGCCGATGCTCGAGCGCTACCTGCACTACCGGCAGGTGGACGTCTCGAGCCTCAAGGTGCTGGCGAACGCCTGGTACCCGGACAAGGTGGCGCAGCGCAAGATGGCCTCGGGGCACACGGCGCTCGCGGACCTGCGCGCGAGCATCGCCGAGCTGACGCACTACCGCACCCACCTCTTCGTGCCCCCGGCGGCGCCTCCGGGCGGTCAGGGCTCCTGA
- a CDS encoding response regulator transcription factor, whose protein sequence is MSKLLIVDDEVAILEALTDILSVEGYDVATAANGAEGLAHVGKNRPDLILLDLMMPVMDGQEMLRRLKDDASLRAIPVVVMSAGRVTKAELQGSRFLAKPFELDDLLNTVTAELQKASAAQEP, encoded by the coding sequence ATGAGCAAGCTCCTCATCGTGGACGACGAAGTGGCCATCCTGGAAGCCCTCACGGACATCCTCTCCGTGGAGGGCTACGACGTGGCCACCGCCGCCAACGGCGCCGAGGGGCTCGCCCATGTGGGCAAGAACCGGCCGGACCTCATCCTGCTGGATTTGATGATGCCGGTGATGGACGGCCAGGAGATGCTGCGCCGGCTCAAGGACGACGCCTCCCTGCGCGCCATCCCCGTGGTGGTGATGAGCGCGGGGCGGGTGACCAAGGCGGAGCTCCAGGGCAGCCGGTTCCTGGCCAAGCCCTTCGAGCTGGACGATCTGCTCAACACCGTGACCGCGGAGCTCCAGAAGGCGTCGGCGGCTCAGGAGCCCTGA
- a CDS encoding PAS domain S-box protein, giving the protein MSLHAFTTFWHRFLSVRWLIPILLVIAASSFGLFTLKSDVAQGDLQTEQQAVAEMTLQMTYLQGTLERLLRMGDLPAVSEEVAALGSNAALRQGVLIDERQKVVASIRLAQRGRAVHEAWPELTRPQHTQRMQHARVRMAGSVHVSEDGQQVMGYYPVTLQTSHRGDKVGMLVLQQDLTSNKLARRAAAERWAARSCLVMGVLAGLLGLVVHVVLGRRIQRLVSTAHRLAQGELHARAGLRGVDEIGLLGRAFDHMAEQVDRGNQQLQESQERIRALLDSTAEAIFGLDLEGRCTFCNRAALRLSGHEHAEALLGRSLHSIIHPQGDEPSDCRVCEAFREENAVHGDDELIRRAQGSDVPVEYWSHPVSRSGERVGSVVTFVDIGERKRAESTRRRMEEGFRTLIEHSPDAIFLHRAGTLLFANRAAATLLGHASPEPLRGLPVSELVLPGEEGALTVTSHAGVAREARFRHHEGRQAVGEVMTVSLVFEGLPTVASITRDITERRQVQERMLATERMVSLGTLAAGVAHEINNPLAYMLSNLHFVDTEVRTLAQSAEAFSGDQGREIQQALREAIDGGNRVRDIVRDLKTFSRGGDDKRSPVDIHTVLDSCANMARSEIRHRARLVKNYGAVPPVYANDSRLGQLFLNLLVNAAQAIPHGNATLNEIRVTTMMSGRQVLVEIQDTGVGIPPENLTRLFDPFFTTKPVGVGTGLGLSICHGIVTAQGGRISVESRPNQGSTFRVLLPALETPLEAVRAEPERVAS; this is encoded by the coding sequence ATGAGCCTCCACGCCTTCACCACCTTCTGGCACCGCTTCCTGTCGGTGCGCTGGCTCATCCCCATCCTGCTCGTCATCGCCGCCAGCAGCTTCGGGCTCTTCACCCTCAAGAGCGACGTGGCCCAGGGCGACCTGCAGACGGAGCAGCAGGCCGTGGCGGAGATGACCCTGCAGATGACGTACCTGCAGGGCACGCTCGAGCGCCTGCTGCGCATGGGCGATCTCCCGGCGGTGAGCGAGGAGGTGGCCGCCCTGGGCTCCAACGCCGCCCTGCGGCAGGGCGTGCTCATCGACGAGCGCCAGAAGGTGGTGGCCTCCATCCGGCTCGCGCAGCGAGGGCGCGCGGTGCACGAGGCGTGGCCCGAGCTCACCCGGCCCCAGCACACGCAGCGCATGCAGCACGCGCGCGTGCGCATGGCGGGCAGCGTGCATGTCAGCGAGGACGGCCAGCAGGTGATGGGCTACTACCCCGTCACCCTCCAGACGAGCCATCGCGGAGACAAGGTGGGCATGCTGGTGCTCCAGCAGGATCTGACGTCCAACAAGCTCGCGCGGCGGGCGGCGGCGGAGCGGTGGGCGGCGCGCTCGTGCCTGGTCATGGGGGTGCTCGCGGGCCTGTTGGGACTCGTCGTCCACGTGGTGCTCGGGCGGCGCATCCAACGGCTGGTGTCCACCGCGCACCGGCTCGCCCAGGGCGAGCTGCACGCACGCGCGGGCCTCCGGGGTGTGGACGAGATAGGTCTGCTCGGCCGCGCCTTCGACCACATGGCCGAGCAGGTGGACCGCGGCAACCAGCAGCTCCAGGAGAGCCAGGAGCGCATCCGCGCGCTGCTGGACTCCACGGCGGAGGCCATCTTCGGGTTGGATCTGGAGGGCCGCTGCACCTTCTGCAACCGCGCCGCCCTGCGCCTGTCGGGCCACGAGCACGCGGAGGCGCTGCTGGGCCGCTCGCTGCACTCCATCATCCACCCCCAGGGCGACGAGCCCAGCGACTGCCGGGTGTGCGAGGCCTTCCGCGAGGAGAACGCGGTGCACGGCGACGACGAGCTCATCCGCCGCGCCCAGGGAAGTGACGTCCCCGTGGAGTACTGGAGCCACCCGGTGAGCCGCAGCGGCGAGCGCGTGGGCAGCGTGGTGACGTTCGTGGACATCGGCGAGCGCAAGCGCGCGGAGTCCACCCGCCGGCGCATGGAGGAGGGCTTCCGCACCCTCATCGAGCACTCGCCCGACGCCATCTTCCTGCACCGCGCCGGCACGCTCCTGTTCGCCAACCGCGCGGCCGCCACGCTCCTGGGCCACGCGAGCCCCGAGCCCCTGCGCGGCCTGCCCGTGTCGGAGCTGGTGCTGCCCGGCGAGGAGGGCGCCCTCACGGTGACGAGCCACGCGGGCGTGGCGCGCGAGGCCCGCTTCCGCCACCACGAGGGCCGTCAGGCGGTGGGCGAGGTGATGACGGTGTCGCTCGTCTTCGAGGGCCTGCCCACCGTGGCCTCCATCACCCGCGACATCACCGAGCGCCGCCAGGTGCAGGAGCGCATGCTCGCCACCGAGCGCATGGTGTCGCTCGGCACGCTCGCCGCGGGCGTGGCGCATGAAATCAACAACCCGCTGGCCTACATGCTCAGCAACCTGCACTTCGTGGACACCGAGGTGCGCACCCTGGCCCAGTCCGCGGAGGCGTTCTCCGGGGACCAGGGCCGCGAAATCCAGCAGGCGCTGCGCGAGGCCATCGACGGCGGCAACCGGGTGCGCGACATCGTGCGCGACTTGAAGACGTTCTCCCGCGGGGGTGATGACAAACGCAGCCCCGTGGACATCCATACCGTGCTCGACTCGTGCGCGAACATGGCCCGGAGTGAGATCCGCCACCGGGCCCGGCTGGTGAAGAACTACGGCGCGGTGCCGCCGGTGTATGCCAATGACTCCCGGCTCGGGCAGCTCTTCCTCAACCTGCTCGTCAACGCCGCCCAGGCCATTCCCCACGGCAACGCGACCCTGAACGAGATCCGCGTCACCACCATGATGTCCGGGAGACAGGTGCTGGTGGAAATCCAGGACACGGGCGTGGGCATTCCCCCGGAGAACCTCACCCGCCTGTTCGACCCCTTCTTCACCACCAAACCGGTGGGCGTGGGAACGGGACTGGGTTTGTCCATCTGCCACGGCATCGTCACCGCGCAGGGCGGGCGCATCTCCGTGGAGAGCCGCCCGAACCAGGGCAGCACCTTCCGCGTCCTGCTGCCCGCCCTGGAAACGCCCCTGGAAGCCGTGCGCGCGGAGCCCGAGCGCGTCGCCTCGTGA
- a CDS encoding HEAT repeat domain-containing protein: MKRFLVGLVLLSTACGTTSRQTVPTAAPPALPHPAFDSRSAPAAQNAPPSNLYVFEGVDVFGARGLSREQVLGLLTFPAPGTRVDPSQKDFIDRLIESKKRLLEAHALPFCRFSVGQWMPTHTMHVTVDLVEPGDEWRMPFSPEPQGDVPDPEGLLEAWKAYQTRFWELRRQGAVPEYGNGGGTCRALLCHGGFAHPELAPLEQRFIDGVPRQADALVRVLREDADSGERYRALMLLPYVSSREWIIQAALPSVRDADQGVRNEALRLLGEMQAGQPRVLIPLDPVLEALWYPLSSDRNKAGWALVRLVETEGAVHRQRILERSGEVLLQMLQMKDRIDHEPAHNVLALLAGEDLGEDVEAWRAWVNAGRK, from the coding sequence ATGAAGCGCTTTCTTGTCGGCCTCGTCCTGTTGTCCACCGCGTGCGGCACCACGTCCCGCCAGACCGTGCCCACCGCCGCGCCGCCCGCCTTGCCCCACCCCGCGTTCGACTCCAGGAGCGCGCCCGCCGCCCAGAACGCGCCTCCCAGCAACCTCTATGTCTTCGAGGGCGTGGACGTCTTCGGCGCGCGCGGGCTGTCCCGGGAGCAGGTGCTCGGCCTGCTCACCTTTCCCGCCCCGGGCACGCGCGTGGATCCGAGTCAGAAGGACTTCATCGACCGGCTCATCGAGAGCAAGAAGCGGCTGCTCGAGGCCCACGCCTTGCCGTTCTGCCGCTTCTCGGTGGGGCAGTGGATGCCCACGCACACGATGCACGTGACGGTGGACCTGGTCGAGCCCGGGGACGAGTGGCGCATGCCCTTCTCCCCCGAGCCCCAGGGGGATGTGCCGGACCCCGAGGGACTTCTCGAGGCCTGGAAGGCCTACCAGACGCGCTTCTGGGAGCTGCGCCGGCAGGGCGCGGTGCCCGAGTACGGCAATGGGGGCGGCACGTGCCGCGCGCTTCTGTGCCATGGGGGCTTCGCGCACCCGGAGCTCGCCCCGCTGGAGCAGCGCTTCATCGACGGCGTGCCGCGCCAGGCCGACGCCCTGGTGCGCGTGCTGCGCGAGGACGCGGACTCCGGCGAGCGCTACCGCGCGCTCATGCTCCTGCCCTATGTCTCCTCGCGGGAGTGGATCATCCAGGCCGCCCTGCCGTCGGTGCGGGACGCGGATCAAGGCGTGCGCAACGAGGCGCTGCGTCTGCTCGGCGAGATGCAGGCGGGCCAGCCGCGCGTGCTCATCCCGCTCGACCCCGTGCTCGAGGCGCTCTGGTATCCGCTCTCCAGTGATCGCAACAAGGCGGGCTGGGCGCTCGTGCGGCTCGTGGAGACGGAAGGGGCCGTGCATCGCCAGCGCATCCTCGAGCGCTCGGGCGAGGTGCTCCTGCAGATGCTCCAGATGAAGGATCGCATCGACCACGAGCCCGCGCACAACGTGCTCGCCCTGCTGGCGGGCGAGGACCTGGGCGAGGACGTGGAGGCGTGGCGCGCGTGGGTCAACGCCGGTCGGAAGTGA
- a CDS encoding ribose-phosphate diphosphokinase, producing MELTVFSGTANHALGESLARTLGRSLGRVHLERFPDGEQYVEIQEDVRGRNVCLIQPTVPPVGENLMELLLMADACWRAGAARLMAVVPYFGYARQDRRTHPGEALGGKLVVDLLERGRFERVVAVHLHTPALEGCFGMPLEHLDPAHLLAEAARPHAGPGAVVVSPDLGAVKLAERYARQLGLPLAIVHKRRTSGSEVSVRGLVGEVQGLRPIIVDDMISTAGTIAATADTVLKAGCADDITVVTTHALLVGPAVERLSQVPIRRLISTDSVPLTRTLPFEHRVVGLAPLLADAICRVTSDRR from the coding sequence ATGGAACTGACCGTCTTCAGTGGTACCGCCAACCACGCCCTGGGCGAGTCACTCGCCCGCACCCTCGGACGTTCCCTCGGCCGCGTCCACCTCGAGCGCTTCCCGGATGGTGAGCAGTACGTGGAGATCCAGGAAGACGTCCGAGGCCGCAACGTGTGCCTCATCCAGCCCACGGTCCCCCCCGTCGGGGAGAACCTGATGGAGCTCTTGTTGATGGCGGACGCGTGCTGGCGCGCGGGCGCCGCGCGGCTCATGGCGGTGGTGCCCTACTTCGGCTACGCGCGGCAGGACCGGCGCACCCACCCCGGCGAGGCCCTGGGCGGCAAGCTGGTGGTGGATTTGCTGGAGCGCGGCCGCTTCGAGCGCGTGGTGGCGGTGCACCTGCACACCCCGGCCCTGGAGGGCTGCTTCGGCATGCCGCTGGAGCACCTGGACCCGGCCCACCTGCTGGCCGAGGCGGCGCGGCCCCACGCGGGCCCGGGCGCGGTGGTGGTGTCCCCGGACCTGGGCGCGGTGAAGCTGGCCGAGCGCTACGCGCGCCAGCTGGGCCTGCCCCTGGCCATCGTGCACAAGCGCCGCACCAGCGGCTCCGAGGTGAGCGTCCGGGGACTCGTGGGCGAGGTGCAAGGCCTGCGGCCCATCATCGTGGACGACATGATCTCCACCGCGGGCACCATCGCCGCCACCGCGGACACGGTGCTCAAGGCGGGCTGCGCCGACGACATCACCGTGGTGACGACCCACGCCCTGCTGGTGGGCCCCGCCGTGGAGCGGCTGAGCCAGGTGCCCATCCGCCGCCTCATCTCCACCGACAGCGTGCCCCTCACGCGCACGCTGCCCTTCGAGCATCGGGTGGTGGGCCTCGCCCCGCTGCTCGCCGACGCCATCTGCCGCGTCACTTCCGACCGGCGTTGA
- a CDS encoding enoyl-CoA hydratase, whose translation MSDTLLTHLEAGVLTLTFNRPQKKNAFTGEMYDAAAQALLDADANDAVRVVVLTGAGGAFTAGNDLKDFLEHPPAGEDSAVFRFLRALAHHTRPVVAGVDGVAVGIGTTLLLHCDYVAASERAIFSLPFINLGLSPEGASSVLLPRVAGTALASELLMFGEPFDAATALRAGIINKVVPDTQLEEWVKGRAAALAAKPRESLRLTKRLLREPLRATVDEALSREGTHFIQRLGSTEAREAFSSFLAKKK comes from the coding sequence ATGTCCGACACGCTGCTGACCCACCTGGAAGCCGGAGTCCTCACCCTCACCTTCAACCGGCCGCAGAAGAAGAACGCCTTCACGGGCGAGATGTACGACGCGGCGGCCCAGGCCCTGCTCGACGCCGACGCCAACGACGCCGTGCGCGTGGTGGTGCTCACCGGCGCGGGCGGCGCCTTCACCGCGGGAAATGATCTCAAGGACTTCCTCGAGCACCCGCCCGCGGGCGAGGACAGCGCCGTCTTCCGCTTCCTGCGCGCGCTCGCGCACCACACCCGCCCGGTGGTGGCCGGCGTGGACGGCGTGGCGGTGGGCATTGGCACCACCCTGCTCTTGCACTGCGACTACGTGGCCGCCAGCGAGCGCGCCATCTTCAGCCTGCCCTTCATCAACCTGGGCCTGAGCCCCGAGGGCGCCTCCAGCGTGCTCCTGCCGCGCGTCGCGGGGACGGCGCTCGCCTCGGAATTGCTCATGTTCGGCGAGCCCTTCGACGCGGCGACCGCCCTGCGCGCCGGTATCATTAATAAGGTGGTGCCCGACACCCAGCTGGAGGAGTGGGTGAAGGGCCGCGCCGCCGCGCTCGCCGCCAAGCCCCGGGAGTCCCTGCGCCTCACCAAGCGCCTGCTGCGCGAGCCCCTGCGCGCCACCGTCGACGAAGCGCTCTCGCGCGAGGGCACCCACTTCATCCAACGGCTCGGCTCCACCGAGGCCCGCGAGGCCTTCAGCAGCTTCCTCGCCAAGAAGAAGTAA
- a CDS encoding metallophosphoesterase produces MIPRTLFIGDVHGCAEELDALLNVCNHRRGERVVLVGDLVAKGPDSAGVVRRARERGMLAVRGNHDEHVLRWRAGKMPKGKKLKPEHKQVLETLTDEDWAYLESLPLHRHFPELNVRVVHGGLVPGVAVEEQDPALMLNLRSITPKGEPSKKLEDGVPWASQWKGPELVIFGHDALRGVQRYPHAIGLDSGCVYGRRLTAYVLPDDRFYSVEAKRVYMDLDG; encoded by the coding sequence ATGATTCCTCGGACCCTCTTCATCGGAGACGTGCATGGGTGCGCCGAGGAGCTCGACGCGCTGTTGAACGTGTGCAACCACCGCCGGGGCGAGCGCGTGGTGCTGGTGGGAGACCTGGTCGCCAAGGGTCCGGACTCGGCGGGCGTGGTGCGCCGGGCCCGGGAGCGAGGGATGCTCGCGGTGCGCGGCAACCACGACGAGCACGTGCTGCGCTGGCGCGCGGGGAAGATGCCCAAGGGCAAGAAGCTCAAGCCCGAGCACAAGCAGGTGTTGGAGACGTTGACGGACGAGGACTGGGCGTACCTGGAGTCCCTGCCGCTGCACCGCCACTTCCCCGAACTCAACGTGCGCGTGGTGCACGGGGGGCTGGTCCCCGGCGTGGCGGTGGAGGAGCAGGATCCGGCGTTGATGCTCAACCTGCGCAGCATCACGCCCAAGGGCGAGCCCTCGAAGAAGCTGGAGGACGGAGTCCCCTGGGCGAGCCAGTGGAAGGGGCCGGAGCTCGTCATCTTCGGCCACGACGCGCTGCGCGGCGTGCAACGCTACCCGCACGCCATCGGCCTGGACTCGGGCTGCGTCTACGGACGGCGGCTCACGGCCTACGTGCTGCCCGACGACCGCTTCTACTCGGTGGAGGCGAAGCGGGTGTACATGGATCTGGACGGGTAG
- a CDS encoding M1 family metallopeptidase, whose amino-acid sequence MPRLPRCPTLALLAVLTACASRQSPPSEPATPPSAEASAQAGPSSPSLRLPTRVRPTGYTAELTVDPSQPAFQGVLDIELEVKEGTDVLWLHAQALTVKDATLTVAGARVPVSQTKGEGDFLGFVPERPLAPGTAHLRLVYEGVLSTREILGAFRSQEAGSWYVFTQFEPLGARRVFPCFDEPGFKVPWQLTFHVPAGLTAVTNTPLVSEEPSPAGGTTWRFARTQPLPSYLIAFGVGTFDFVEASPSGQKAVRTRIVTPKGRGSEAAYAAQTTPDILAHLERYFGIPYPYEKLDVLAVPLLGGAMENPGLVTFNTRLILEGAAEDSVEWKRGFYSTQVHELAHQWFGDLVTMAWWDDLWLNESFATWAEIRIMSEAQPTWDAPVESVRGRSYALNADGLVASRRIRQPIQSENDIHNAFDGITYGKGASVLLMTESWLGQEVFQRGVRRYLNAHAQGNATAKDFLSALSAEAGQDVSGVLDSFLEQGGAPLITARLDCSEAVPQVKLSQARFLPLGSKGEAAQRWKVPLCVRYATAGKPERACTVLEDETASLPLPKAKSCPAWFLPNADGAGYYRSALDARMLGRLLSTDNRFLSRAERVALLGDVRALVNNGTMPAADALGLLPGLAGEKDRQVFESSMELIGLLNRSFLSERSQEERARFLRDTYGGRARTLGFKPHAGEDEDTRLIRLQLLRLAGEEGGDPALVAEARRLAAQWLAGASPLRDEDLVETMLSVAAAHGDAAFHAQVMKAMRAEPERKRREQLIGALRGFTEPSLVKEQLRLLLEPSVDPREVGGLLFAAGWKARTRDVAYAFVKEHYDALAARFPEERLSMLMVAVSSFCDPVHRQDLATFFAGRMARVPGGPRTYDRSLEQMDLCIALKAAQGPSIEAFLASTRRAPKDSRR is encoded by the coding sequence ATGCCCCGACTCCCCAGGTGTCCGACGCTCGCCCTGCTGGCCGTCTTGACGGCTTGTGCCTCCCGTCAGTCTCCTCCTTCCGAGCCCGCCACTCCTCCCTCCGCCGAGGCCTCGGCCCAGGCGGGCCCTTCGTCTCCCTCCCTGCGCCTGCCCACGCGGGTGCGGCCCACGGGCTACACGGCCGAGCTCACCGTGGATCCCTCCCAACCGGCCTTCCAGGGCGTGCTCGACATCGAGCTGGAGGTGAAGGAGGGCACGGACGTGCTGTGGCTGCACGCCCAGGCGCTCACGGTGAAGGACGCCACGTTGACGGTCGCGGGCGCGCGGGTGCCCGTGTCCCAGACGAAGGGCGAGGGGGACTTCCTCGGCTTCGTTCCCGAGCGTCCCCTCGCGCCCGGCACCGCGCACCTGCGGCTCGTCTACGAGGGCGTCCTGTCCACGCGGGAAATCCTGGGCGCCTTCCGGAGCCAGGAGGCGGGGAGCTGGTATGTCTTCACCCAGTTCGAGCCCCTGGGGGCGCGGCGCGTCTTCCCGTGCTTCGACGAGCCGGGCTTCAAGGTGCCCTGGCAGCTCACCTTCCACGTGCCCGCGGGGCTCACCGCCGTCACCAACACCCCCCTGGTGAGCGAGGAGCCGAGCCCGGCGGGGGGCACCACGTGGCGCTTCGCCCGGACCCAGCCGCTGCCCAGCTACCTCATCGCCTTCGGGGTGGGGACCTTCGACTTCGTCGAGGCCTCACCCTCGGGACAGAAGGCCGTGCGCACCCGCATCGTCACGCCCAAGGGCCGGGGGTCGGAGGCCGCCTATGCCGCCCAGACGACGCCGGACATCCTCGCCCACCTGGAGCGCTACTTCGGCATTCCCTACCCCTACGAGAAGCTGGACGTGCTCGCCGTGCCCCTGCTCGGTGGCGCCATGGAGAATCCGGGTCTGGTGACGTTCAACACGAGGCTCATCCTGGAGGGCGCCGCGGAGGACTCGGTGGAGTGGAAGCGTGGCTTCTATTCCACGCAGGTGCATGAGCTGGCGCACCAGTGGTTCGGCGACCTGGTCACCATGGCGTGGTGGGACGATCTGTGGCTCAACGAGTCCTTCGCCACCTGGGCCGAGATCCGCATCATGTCCGAGGCCCAGCCCACCTGGGACGCGCCCGTGGAGAGCGTGCGCGGCCGCTCGTACGCGCTCAACGCCGATGGACTGGTGGCCTCACGCCGCATCCGCCAGCCCATCCAGAGCGAGAACGACATCCACAACGCCTTCGACGGCATCACCTATGGCAAGGGCGCCTCGGTGTTGCTCATGACGGAGTCGTGGTTGGGTCAGGAGGTCTTCCAGCGCGGGGTGCGCCGCTACCTGAATGCCCATGCCCAGGGCAACGCCACCGCGAAGGACTTCCTGTCCGCCCTGTCGGCGGAGGCGGGACAGGACGTGTCCGGGGTCCTCGACTCCTTCCTGGAGCAGGGCGGCGCGCCGCTCATCACGGCGCGGCTGGACTGCTCGGAGGCGGTGCCCCAGGTGAAGCTGTCCCAGGCCCGCTTCCTTCCGCTGGGCTCCAAGGGAGAGGCCGCGCAGCGCTGGAAGGTGCCCCTGTGCGTGCGCTACGCCACGGCGGGCAAGCCGGAGCGCGCCTGCACGGTGCTGGAGGACGAGACGGCGTCGCTGCCGTTGCCCAAGGCCAAGAGCTGCCCGGCGTGGTTCCTTCCCAACGCGGATGGCGCCGGGTACTACCGCAGCGCCCTGGATGCGCGGATGCTCGGGCGGCTGCTGTCCACCGACAACCGCTTCCTGTCGCGCGCCGAGCGCGTGGCCCTGCTCGGAGACGTGCGGGCCCTGGTGAACAACGGGACGATGCCGGCCGCGGACGCGCTCGGGCTCCTTCCGGGCCTGGCCGGGGAGAAGGATCGGCAGGTGTTCGAGAGCTCGATGGAGCTGATCGGCCTCTTGAACCGCTCGTTCCTGTCCGAGCGGAGCCAGGAGGAGCGCGCGCGCTTCCTGCGTGACACCTATGGAGGGCGCGCCCGGACGCTCGGCTTCAAGCCCCACGCGGGCGAGGACGAGGACACGCGGCTCATCCGGCTCCAGTTGCTGCGCCTCGCGGGCGAGGAGGGGGGAGATCCGGCGCTCGTGGCCGAGGCCCGGCGCCTGGCGGCCCAGTGGCTGGCGGGAGCGTCGCCCCTGCGGGACGAGGATCTGGTGGAAACGATGCTGTCCGTGGCCGCCGCTCATGGAGACGCGGCCTTTCACGCGCAGGTGATGAAGGCCATGCGCGCGGAGCCGGAGCGCAAGCGGCGCGAGCAGCTCATCGGCGCGCTGCGGGGCTTCACGGAGCCGTCACTGGTGAAGGAGCAGTTGCGGTTGTTGTTGGAGCCCTCGGTGGACCCGCGCGAGGTGGGCGGGCTGTTGTTCGCCGCGGGGTGGAAGGCGCGCACCCGGGACGTGGCGTATGCCTTCGTGAAGGAGCATTACGACGCGCTCGCGGCGCGCTTCCCGGAGGAGCGGTTGTCCATGCTCATGGTGGCCGTCAGCTCCTTCTGCGATCCGGTCCACCGGCAGGATCTCGCCACGTTCTTCGCCGGGCGCATGGCGCGCGTCCCGGGAGGCCCGCGCACCTATGACCGGAGCCTGGAGCAGATGGATTTGTGCATCGCGCTCAAGGCGGCCCAGGGGCCGAGCATCGAGGCCTTCCTCGCGTCCACCCGGCGCGCTCCCAAGGACTCGCGCCGCTGA
- a CDS encoding ABC transporter substrate-binding protein, which yields MRSIGLTAALLLLLSACTRVPDRPLKVGTHPWAGSEPLYLARQLDLYPPQSIHLVEFTNTHQLARAFRNGVIDAAAVPLIEALRFESMGQSPRVVLMLDSSRGANCLIARAEVASLAALKNKRVAHAGGTTTKYLLARLAERGGLVTEDLHEVILPEEAQELALQEKQEEKGWVDAVLTSAPHCAKLLANGATHQLFASAQLPDEFIDVLVVRQEALDSHPPRQVELLLRGWFAALNHSAAHPRNAAERMAPRLGLDAERFQQALGDIHLADAHEQRLHLMGPSPRLRATIERVGETMLRDQLLTEPPDAVALIHAEPLARVLP from the coding sequence ATGCGAAGCATTGGATTGACGGCCGCCCTGCTGTTGCTGCTGTCCGCATGCACGCGCGTGCCGGACAGGCCCCTGAAGGTGGGAACCCATCCGTGGGCGGGCAGCGAGCCGCTCTACCTGGCCAGACAGCTCGACCTGTACCCGCCGCAGAGCATCCACCTGGTGGAGTTCACCAACACGCACCAGCTCGCGCGCGCCTTCCGCAACGGGGTCATCGACGCGGCGGCCGTGCCCCTCATCGAGGCCCTGCGCTTCGAGAGCATGGGCCAGAGCCCCCGGGTGGTGCTGATGCTCGACTCCTCTCGCGGCGCCAACTGCCTCATCGCCCGCGCCGAGGTGGCGTCGCTCGCCGCGCTCAAGAACAAGCGCGTGGCGCACGCGGGAGGCACCACCACCAAGTACCTGCTCGCCCGGCTCGCCGAGCGCGGAGGCCTGGTCACCGAGGATCTGCACGAGGTCATCCTCCCCGAGGAAGCCCAGGAGCTCGCCCTCCAGGAGAAGCAGGAGGAGAAGGGCTGGGTGGACGCGGTGCTCACCTCGGCGCCCCACTGCGCGAAGCTGCTCGCGAACGGCGCCACGCACCAGCTCTTCGCCAGCGCGCAGCTCCCCGATGAGTTCATCGATGTGCTCGTCGTGCGTCAGGAGGCGCTGGACTCCCATCCCCCGCGGCAGGTGGAGTTGCTCCTGCGGGGCTGGTTCGCCGCGCTGAACCACTCCGCGGCCCACCCCAGGAACGCCGCCGAGCGGATGGCCCCGCGCCTGGGGCTCGACGCGGAGCGGTTCCAACAGGCACTCGGCGACATCCACCTGGCGGACGCGCACGAGCAACGCCTGCACCTCATGGGGCCCTCGCCCCGGCTGCGGGCGACCATCGAGCGCGTGGGGGAGACGATGCTGCGCGATCAGCTCCTCACCGAGCCCCCGGATGCCGTGGCGTTGATCCACGCCGAGCCGCTCGCCCGGGTGCTGCCATGA